In one Nicotiana sylvestris chromosome 8, ASM39365v2, whole genome shotgun sequence genomic region, the following are encoded:
- the LOC104244219 gene encoding ATP-dependent Clp protease proteolytic subunit 4, chloroplastic has product MDSLTLSTSLSPHCSSLNLRHGSSIPKLPPTFCPHPSRKNPLSSLKSSLTSSHQQPASKPPPSDSLILNPNFETGEDDKLSLLLASSPQTPDTAMRGAEADAMGLLFRERIVFLGSQIDDFIADAIISQLLLLDAMDSSKDIRLFINSPGGSLSATMAIFDVVKLVRADVSTVALGIAASTASIILGGGTKGKRFAMPNARIMIHQPLGGASGQAIDVEIQAREIMHNKDNVTKIISNCTGRSYEQVQKDIDRDRYMSPIEAVEYGLIDGVIDRDSIIPLEPVPERVKSTLNYQEISKDPKKFLNPEIPDDEIY; this is encoded by the exons ATGGACTCTCTCACTCTCTCTACTTCCCTATCTCCTCACTGTTCCTCCCTCAATCTCCGACATGGAAGCTCTATTCCTAAGCTCCCGCCCACTTTTTGCCCTCACCCATCTCGGAAAAACCCCTTATCATCTCTCAAATCCTCACTTACTTCTTCTCACCAACAACCCGCTTCAAAACCCCCCCCCTCAGATTCCCTAATTCTAAACCCGAATTTCGAAACCGGTGAGGATGATAAGTTGTCGTTGTTACTTGCGTCGTCCCCACAAACGCCGGATACGGCCATGCGCGGCGCTGAAGCCGACGCAATGGGGCTTTTGTTTAGGGAGAGGATTGTTTTCTTGGGTAGTCAAATTGATGACTTTATTGCTGATGCTATTATTAGCCAGCTTTTGTTGTTGGATGCTATGGATTCCTCTAAAGATATTAGGCTCTTTATTAATTCCCCTGGTGGCTCCCTCAG CGCAACAATGGCTATCTTTGACGTTGTGAAGTTGGTGAGGGCCGATGTATCCACAGTTGCACTTGGCATTGCAGCTTCCACAGCTTCAATAATCCTTGGTGGTGGTACCAAAGGAAAGCGCTTTGCAATGCCTAATGCTCGAATTATGATACATCAACCACTTGGAGGGGCAAGCGGTCAAGCAATAGATGTGGAAattcaagcccgagaaataatgCATAATAAGGACAATGTCACCAAAATCATTTCCAATTGCACTGGACGATCATATGAACAAGTTCAGAAAGATATTGATAGAGATCGTTACATGTCTCCTATTGAAGCTGTAGAATATGGGCTAATTGATGGTGTTATTGATAGAGATAGCATCATTCCACTTGAACCAGTTCCTGAAAGGGTTAAGTCTACATTGAATTATCAGGAAATCAGCAAAGATCCTAAGAAATTTTTGAACCCAGAAATCCCTGATGATGAAATATATTAA
- the LOC104244220 gene encoding putative pentatricopeptide repeat-containing protein At1g31840: MLRYLPKGKNLSSNKWQKFNSLLSLMAISSKVPPFLLKPISSLYFYRTYSQSNPLINQITSAFHQDDNFQLPEPRTLSNLQPTHVEPILYNLSSKPFSAIRFFEWSENVIGLNHALESYACLAHLLLFKRMFDPARWVFGKMVEKYGYFDCVAVFEKGFRNYGSNRSTVYSFFLENYCRIEEIDVSVELFFQMCEMGVPLSQYAMLRFLRCLVDSRCVNIVLDVYGIMRSRFSKEQTHGVDVYSFVMNGFVKIGEVRLSLDFHKELVKRGFSLDIVACNKILKSLYESKCTDDMYKFFLLMLEEGPMPSVVTFSTLINGYCKEGRLEEAFRLYVLMIARGIDPDLIVYSILIDSLFKAGKLGEGGQLLSAALDKGIKLDAVILSSIIDAYIQNGEVAKGVQTFKRMLKEGVLPTTVTYGILVNGLCQKDRLLEALGMFCQMVKHGTEPSLLMYSSLIDGFCKAGKLKDGFVLYKEMLMKGNIPDVVVYNVIINGLCKQGWMCGAMRFFYQAVKSGISPNIYIFNTLIDGFCRLRQVNNMVNVYMQMGAWNILPDVVTHTVVIKGICEQGRCDEALAFFFQMLKKGFLPDVITYCILIDGLCKWNNLTAGLQVFELMTRTCINLDIALYNVLINAFFKESQLKNARVLFNEVLECGPPPDIVTYNTMICGYCSMKMLNNAIQLYEEMKHEPSGYNTITMTILIDAFCKEGRMDDAMSLFSEMLEKGPSPNVVTYSCLIDGYYKSSCMETAFDLLEEMLRNNVSPNIVSYSILIDGLCKRGMIEDASLVFTSMLSTHILPDVVTYGILIHGYCKVGRLVDAVSLYNHMLEAGVMSDGFIQRILTEYNLQNGHTDKLNMQLKEVRESEHLQ; the protein is encoded by the coding sequence ATGCTCAGATATCTTCCCAAGGGAAAAAATCTCAGCTCCAATAAATGGCAAAAATTCAACAGTTTACTCAGTCTCATGGCAATTTCATCAAAGGTACCTCCTTTTCTTCTCAAACCCATTTCAAGTCTCTATTTTTATCGCACATATTCTCAATCAAATCCCCTAATCAATCAAATTACTTCAGCATTTCACCAAGATGATAATTTTCAATTGCCTGAACCTCGTACACTGTCCAATTTACAACCAACTCATGTTGAACCAATTCTTTATAATCTTAGCTCAAAACCCTTTTCGGCAATTAGGTTCTTTGAGTGGTCTGAAAATGTTATTGGGCTTAATCACGCACTTGAATCTTATGCTTGCCTTGCTCATTTGCTTCTCTTTAAGCGTATGTTTGATCCTGCAAGATGGGTTTTTGGTAAAATGGTTGAAAAGTATGGGTATTTTGATTGTGTTGCGGTGTTTGAGAAGGGGTTTAGGAATTACGGTTCGAATAGGAGTACTGTTTATAGCTTTTTTCTTGAGAATTATTGTAGGATTGAGGAGATTGATGTGTCCGTTGAGTTGTTTTTTCAAATGTGTGAAATGGGTGTTCCATTGTCACAGTATGCAATGTTGAGGTTTCTACGTTGTTTGGTCGATTCGAGGTGTGTTAATATTGTTTTGGATGTTTATGGAATCATGAGAAGTCGATTTAGTAAAGAGCAGACACATGGCGTTGACGTGTATAGTTTCGTGATGAATGGTTTTGTAAAGATTGGTGAGGTTCGACTGAGTTTAGACTTCCATAAGGAACTGGTTAAGAGAGGGTTTTCATTGGATATTGTTGCATGTAATAAGATTTTGAAGAGTCTTTACGAGAGTAAGTGTACAGATGATATGTATAAATTCTTCTTATTGATGTTAGAGGAAGGTCCAATGCCAAGTGTTGTGACGTTTAGCACATTAATAAACGGTTACTGTAAGGAGGGAAGATTAGAAGAGGCATTCAGGCTTTATGTTCTTATGATAGCAAGGGGTATAGATCCTGATCTAATTGTTTATAGTATTCTGATTGACAGTCTGTTTAAGGCCGGGAAGTTAGGGGAGGGAGGTCAGCTACTTTCAGCAGCTTTAGATAAAGGCATTAAGTTAGATGCAGTTATTTTAAGTTCTATAATAGATGCATATATCCAAAATGGAGAAGTAGCAAAAGGTGTTCAGACTTTCAAGAGAATGTTAAAGGAAGGAGTCCTGCCAACTACAGTTACGTATGGCATCCTTGTGAATGGCTTATGTCAAAAGGATCGGCTTCTTGAGGCTCTTGGTATGTTTTGTCAAATGGTGAAACATGGTACTGAACCATCTCTATTGATGTACAGCAGTCTTATAGATGGTTTCTGCAAGGCCGGGAAGCTGAAAGATGGGTTTGTTTTGTACAAGGAGATGCTTATGAAGGGAAACATTCCTGATGTTGTGGTTTACAATGTGATTATAAATGGTCTTTGCAAACAGGGCTGGATGTGTGGTGCCATGAGATTCTTTTACCAAGCTGTTAAAAGTGGTATAAGTccaaatatttatatttttaacaCATTAATTGACGGATTTTGCAGATTGAGACAAGTTAATAACATGGTAAACGTATACATGCAAATGGGTGCTTGGAATATATTACCCGATGTAGTTACTCATACAGTAGTTATCAAAGGCATCTGTGAGCAAGGGAGATGTGATGAAGCCCTTGCATTTTTCTTCCAGATGCTCAAGAAGGGTTTTCTTCCTGATGTCATTACATATTGCATTCTCATCGATGGGCTTTGCAAATGGAACAATCTAACTGCTGGACTGCAGGTTTTTGAGCTGATGACAAGGACCTGTATAAATCTTGATATAGCCTTGTACAATGTTCTCATAAATGCATTTTTCAAGGAAAGTCAGTTAAAAAATGCTCGGGTACTGTTCAACGAGGTCTTAGAGTGCGGGCCACCGCCTGATATTGTGACATACAACACTATGATCTGCGGTTACTGCTCCATGAAGATGTTGAATAATGCCATTCAACTTTATGAAGAGATGAAACACGAACCAAGTGGGTACAACACTATCACCATGACCATTTTGATTGATGCATTCTGCAAAGAAGGTAGAATGGATGATGCAATGTCACTATTCTCCGAAATGCTGGAGAAAGGTCCATCTCCTAATGTGGTCACGTACAGCTGTTTGATTGATGGCTACTATAAATCCTCTTGCATGGAAACTGCCTTTGACCTTCTCGAAGAGATGCTCAGGAATAATGTGTCTCCAAATATTGTGAGTTATAGCATTCTGATTGATGGTCTTTGCAAAAGGGGGATGATTGAAGATGCATCTCTAGTGTTTACTTCTATGTTAAGCACTCATATATTACCTGATGTTGTAACATATGGGATTTTGATTCATGGTTACTGCAAGGTTGGAAGATTAGTGGATGCCGTATCCTTATATAACCACATGCTAGAAGCTGGAGTTATGTCGGATGGTTTTATACAAAGGATACTGACAGAATATAATCTTCAAAATGGTCATACAGATAAACTGAATATGCAATTGAAGGAGGTGCGTGAGAGTGAGCACCTTCAATAG